The following proteins are encoded in a genomic region of Pseudomonas sp. Os17:
- the madL gene encoding malonate transporter subunit MadL produces the protein MIIYGVAFLAFCTLVGIFIGELLGKLIGVPANVGGVGIAMLLLIGLGSYLHKRGLFAGKSEQGVEFWGAVYIPIVVAMAAQQNVYGALKGGPMAILAGTLAVVIAFALVPVLVRIGNKAPDAAVAQKTVG, from the coding sequence ATGATTATCTACGGTGTGGCCTTTCTGGCCTTTTGTACCCTGGTGGGTATTTTCATCGGTGAGCTGCTGGGCAAATTGATCGGCGTGCCGGCCAATGTCGGCGGTGTCGGTATCGCCATGCTGCTGTTGATCGGCTTGGGCAGCTACCTGCACAAGCGCGGGCTGTTCGCCGGCAAGTCCGAACAGGGCGTGGAGTTCTGGGGCGCGGTGTACATCCCCATCGTGGTGGCCATGGCCGCGCAGCAGAACGTCTACGGCGCGCTCAAGGGCGGGCCGATGGCGATTCTCGCGGGCACCCTGGCGGTGGTGATCGCCTTCGCCCTGGTGCCGGTGCTGGTGCGCATCGGCAACAAGGCGCCGGATGCGGCCGTTGCTCAGAAAACAGTGGGGTAA
- the madM gene encoding malonate transporter subunit MadM: protein MYESMMKVITGYGLISGFAVIGITMWVSYWISNTFTKGRLHGSAIAILLGLVLSYVGGAFTGGQKGVVDIPLLSGIGLLGGAMLRDFAIVATAFGVSVEELKRAGFVGVLALFVGVGSSFVAGVGVAMAFGYTDAVSLTTIGAGAVTYIVGPVTGAAIGASSEVMALSIAAGLIKAILVMVMTPFVAPLIGLNNPRSAVIFGGLMGTSSGVAGGLAATDPKLVPYGCLTAAFYTALGCLLGPSLLFLLMRGLLGA, encoded by the coding sequence ATGTACGAATCGATGATGAAGGTCATTACCGGCTACGGGCTGATCAGCGGTTTCGCGGTGATCGGGATCACCATGTGGGTGTCCTACTGGATCTCCAACACCTTTACCAAGGGCCGCCTGCACGGCTCGGCCATCGCCATTCTGCTGGGGCTGGTGCTGTCCTATGTCGGTGGCGCCTTCACCGGCGGGCAGAAGGGCGTGGTGGACATTCCGCTGTTGTCGGGCATCGGCCTGCTGGGCGGGGCCATGCTGCGGGACTTCGCGATTGTCGCCACGGCCTTCGGGGTCAGTGTCGAGGAGCTCAAGCGTGCCGGGTTCGTGGGCGTGCTGGCGCTGTTTGTCGGGGTTGGCTCGTCCTTTGTCGCCGGGGTCGGCGTGGCCATGGCCTTTGGCTACACCGATGCGGTGAGCCTGACCACCATCGGCGCCGGGGCGGTGACCTACATCGTCGGCCCGGTGACCGGTGCGGCGATTGGCGCCAGCTCCGAAGTCATGGCGCTGTCGATTGCCGCGGGGTTGATCAAGGCGATCCTGGTGATGGTGATGACGCCGTTCGTGGCGCCGTTGATCGGCCTCAACAACCCGCGCAGCGCGGTGATCTTCGGCGGCCTGATGGGCACCTCCAGCGGCGTTGCCGGGGGCCTGGCGGCCACCGATCCGAAGCTGGTGCCCTACGGTTGCCTGACAGCGGCGTTCTACACCGCCCTGGGTTGCCTGCTCGGGCCGTCGTTGCTGTTCCTGCTGATGCGCGGCCTGCTGGGCGCGTAG
- the mdcE gene encoding biotin-independent malonate decarboxylase subunit gamma → MSACSLRGLNWFNALSGGVAPLTGLPPSLRVADGELAGQPVRFIAVVADPENRFPRARQGEVGLLEGWGLAKAVDEVIDADRDQPHKRALIAIVDVPSQAYGRREEALGIHQALAAAADSYARARLAGHPVIALLVGKAMSGAFLAHGYQANRLIALRDPGVMVHAMGKASAARVTLRSVEELEALAASVPPMAYDIDSYAGLGLLWESLSVRQIEQPTAEDRVAVEECLLAAIVDVRAKGVDLSGRLGAANRAASSRVRQLLREQW, encoded by the coding sequence ATGAGTGCGTGTTCGTTGCGGGGCCTGAACTGGTTCAACGCCTTGAGTGGCGGCGTCGCGCCGCTGACCGGCCTGCCGCCGTCGCTGCGGGTGGCCGATGGCGAGCTGGCCGGGCAGCCGGTGCGTTTTATCGCCGTGGTGGCCGACCCGGAGAATCGTTTTCCCCGTGCCCGCCAGGGCGAGGTCGGCCTGCTGGAAGGCTGGGGCCTGGCCAAGGCGGTGGATGAGGTGATCGATGCCGACCGCGACCAGCCCCACAAGCGGGCGCTGATCGCCATCGTCGATGTACCGAGCCAGGCCTATGGCCGGCGTGAAGAAGCCTTGGGCATTCATCAGGCCCTGGCCGCGGCCGCCGACAGCTATGCCCGGGCCCGCCTGGCCGGACACCCGGTGATTGCCCTGCTGGTGGGCAAGGCCATGTCCGGAGCCTTTCTGGCCCACGGGTATCAGGCCAACCGCCTGATCGCCCTGCGCGACCCGGGGGTGATGGTGCACGCCATGGGCAAGGCCTCGGCGGCGCGGGTCACCCTGCGCAGTGTCGAGGAACTGGAAGCCCTGGCCGCCAGCGTGCCGCCCATGGCCTATGACATCGACAGCTACGCCGGCCTGGGCCTGCTCTGGGAAAGCCTGTCGGTGCGGCAGATCGAACAGCCCACGGCCGAGGATCGGGTCGCGGTCGAGGAGTGTCTGCTGGCGGCCATCGTCGATGTGCGGGCCAAGGGCGTCGACCTGAGCGGCCGGCTGGGGGCGGCGAACCGGGCGGCGTCGAGCCGGGTCCGCCAATTGCTGCGGGAACAATGGTGA
- a CDS encoding triphosphoribosyl-dephospho-CoA synthase, which yields MHALNLQSQPLSLAERLADLAVDALIDEADLSPKPALVDRRGNGAHSDLHLGLMHASALALWPAFKEMAEAALAFGAVGLPLREALGRIGREGERAMLTTTGGVNTHRGAIWALGLLVAAAALEPRSTRAGSVALRAARLALLEDRYAPRPLSHGAQVALRYGVRGAREEAQQGFPAVLQWGLPQLKRSRAQGHGEQNARLDALLAIMSRLADTCVLYRAGEQGLLAMQQGAQAVLDAGGSASLAGRRRLHELDLQLLTLNASPGGAADLLAASLLLDRIESADAFHPGAN from the coding sequence ATGCACGCACTCAACCTGCAATCACAACCCCTGAGCCTGGCCGAGCGCCTGGCGGACCTGGCGGTGGACGCGCTGATCGACGAGGCCGACCTGTCGCCCAAGCCGGCCCTGGTGGACCGCCGTGGCAATGGCGCCCACAGCGACCTGCACCTGGGCCTGATGCACGCTTCGGCCCTGGCCCTGTGGCCGGCGTTCAAGGAAATGGCCGAGGCGGCGCTGGCATTCGGCGCCGTCGGCCTGCCCCTGCGCGAAGCCCTGGGGCGCATCGGTCGTGAAGGCGAGCGAGCCATGCTGACCACCACCGGCGGGGTGAACACTCACCGTGGGGCGATCTGGGCCCTGGGCCTGCTGGTGGCCGCCGCCGCGCTGGAGCCGCGATCCACCCGTGCCGGCAGTGTCGCGCTGCGGGCCGCGCGCCTGGCCCTGCTGGAGGATCGCTATGCCCCACGGCCCCTGAGCCACGGCGCCCAGGTGGCGCTGCGCTACGGCGTGCGTGGCGCTCGGGAAGAAGCCCAGCAGGGCTTTCCCGCGGTGCTGCAATGGGGGTTGCCGCAGCTCAAGCGCAGCCGTGCCCAGGGCCATGGCGAACAGAACGCCCGACTCGATGCCTTGCTGGCGATCATGAGCCGGCTGGCCGACACCTGCGTGCTCTACCGCGCCGGTGAACAAGGCCTGCTGGCCATGCAACAGGGCGCCCAGGCGGTGCTCGATGCCGGTGGCAGCGCCAGCCTCGCCGGGCGCCGCCGCCTGCACGAACTGGACCTGCAACTGTTGACCTTGAATGCCTCGCCCGGCGGTGCCGCCGACTTGCTGGCGGCCAGCCTGCTGCTGGACCGGATCGAATCCGCCGACGCCTTTCACCCGGGAGCGAACTGA
- a CDS encoding LysR family transcriptional regulator, whose amino-acid sequence MRLRHIEIFQAIRQAGSISGAAQLLHVSQPAVTKVLQHAELQLGFPLFLRVRGKLQPTPEALELEREVDKVSESLQGVRRLAQNLRRAPGHSLRIGATPALALALLPPAIREWTRLYPDSLCELSSAHSRELVQNLLMREIDVALTLQRPDHPGLCAQPLAEGVLVALAPLDYWPPAVRGQPLALMELADAPLIGLSSSDPLSARLDSYLKAVEPPPRISIAVQTYSLARAMVESGAGLALIDPFTALGASTASTVIRPLSPPLPITLYAVTRAAEPPPHTLASLLEIFARQAQAQLDHPL is encoded by the coding sequence ATGCGCCTGCGTCATATCGAAATCTTCCAGGCCATCCGCCAGGCCGGCTCCATCAGCGGCGCCGCGCAGTTGCTGCACGTCTCGCAACCGGCGGTGACCAAGGTCCTGCAGCACGCCGAACTGCAGCTGGGTTTCCCGCTGTTCCTGCGGGTGCGGGGCAAGTTGCAGCCGACTCCGGAAGCCCTGGAGCTGGAGCGCGAAGTGGACAAGGTCAGCGAAAGCCTGCAAGGCGTGCGGCGCCTGGCCCAGAACCTGCGCCGGGCACCGGGCCACAGCCTGCGCATCGGCGCCACCCCGGCCCTGGCCCTGGCGCTGCTGCCACCGGCCATCCGTGAATGGACCCGCCTCTACCCGGACAGCCTGTGCGAACTGTCCAGCGCCCACAGCCGCGAACTGGTGCAGAACCTGCTGATGCGGGAAATCGACGTGGCCCTGACCCTGCAGCGCCCGGATCACCCCGGGCTCTGCGCACAGCCCCTGGCCGAGGGCGTGCTGGTGGCCCTGGCGCCGCTGGACTATTGGCCGCCCGCCGTGCGCGGCCAGCCGCTGGCCCTGATGGAATTGGCGGATGCACCGCTGATTGGCCTGAGCAGCAGCGACCCGCTGTCGGCGCGCCTGGACAGCTACCTCAAGGCCGTGGAGCCGCCGCCGCGGATCAGCATTGCCGTACAGACCTACTCCCTGGCCCGGGCCATGGTCGAGTCCGGCGCCGGGTTGGCACTGATCGACCCGTTCACCGCCCTGGGCGCATCAACCGCCAGCACCGTCATCCGGCCCCTGAGCCCGCCGCTGCCGATCACCCTGTACGCGGTGACCCGCGCCGCCGAACCGCCGCCCCACACCCTGGCCAGCCTGCTGGAGATCTTCGCCCGCCAGGCCCAGGCCCAACTCGACCATCCCTTGTAG
- a CDS encoding malonate decarboxylase holo-ACP synthase, with translation MNGFGPWLPHDLLWGMTPAQLAADAPDWAFAVLEAGQPVVVRRALTAPGQIAVGLRGRTREQRYPALLALDSVQRGVYPEALCQLNGTRSLPALQALQQLRGELNALGLVWGVSGSAGFELASGVAALHQHSDLDLILRTPEPFSRAQARELLALLERAECPVDLQLQVPAGAVALREWAGAAPRVLLKSAEGARLVSDPWCLLEQVA, from the coding sequence GTGAACGGCTTCGGCCCCTGGCTGCCCCACGACCTGCTGTGGGGCATGACCCCGGCGCAGTTGGCCGCCGATGCGCCGGATTGGGCCTTTGCCGTGCTGGAGGCGGGGCAGCCGGTGGTGGTGCGGCGGGCGCTGACGGCGCCGGGGCAGATCGCGGTCGGCCTGCGCGGCCGCACCCGCGAGCAGCGCTACCCGGCGTTGCTGGCGCTGGACTCGGTGCAGCGCGGGGTGTATCCCGAAGCGCTGTGCCAGTTGAATGGCACACGCTCATTGCCGGCGCTTCAGGCCTTGCAGCAACTGCGGGGCGAGCTGAATGCCCTGGGCCTGGTCTGGGGCGTCAGCGGCAGTGCCGGTTTCGAGCTGGCCTCCGGGGTGGCTGCGCTGCATCAGCACAGTGACCTGGACCTGATCCTGCGCACACCGGAACCCTTTTCCCGGGCTCAGGCCCGGGAGCTGCTGGCCCTGCTGGAGCGCGCCGAGTGCCCGGTAGACCTGCAACTGCAGGTTCCGGCCGGGGCCGTGGCGCTGCGTGAATGGGCGGGAGCGGCGCCTCGGGTGCTGCTCAAGAGTGCCGAAGGCGCGCGCTTGGTCAGTGATCCTTGGTGCCTTCTGGAGCAGGTGGCATGA
- the mdcH gene encoding malonate decarboxylase subunit epsilon: MSSLLVFPGQGAQQPGMLQRLPPSPQTRACLQEASEVLGEDVLTLDSPQALASTRAVQLCLLIAGVASARTLLQAPLKADYVAGLSIGAYPAAVVAGALEFADALRLVRLRGELMQQAYPQGYGMTALIGLDLAAVEDLLAQVHSPQTPVYLANINADSQVVIAGSDAAMQAVAELARGCGVGVAKRLAVSVPSHCPLLEQPAQTLAAAFAEVPLQMPVLGYLSGSRARPLRTLEQLRDDLAFNMCRVVDWRGTVQGAYERGVRLQIELPPGAVLTGLARRVFAQGTVIAFDGARLDTLQALLSEEGSRDR; this comes from the coding sequence ATGAGCAGCCTGTTGGTGTTTCCGGGCCAGGGCGCGCAGCAGCCGGGGATGCTCCAGCGTCTGCCGCCAAGCCCGCAAACCCGCGCCTGCCTGCAGGAAGCCAGTGAGGTCCTGGGGGAAGACGTACTGACCCTGGATTCGCCCCAGGCCCTGGCCAGCACCCGGGCGGTGCAGTTGTGCCTGCTGATCGCCGGCGTGGCCAGTGCCCGGACCCTGTTGCAAGCGCCGCTCAAGGCGGACTATGTGGCGGGCCTGTCCATCGGTGCCTATCCGGCGGCGGTGGTGGCCGGGGCCCTGGAGTTTGCCGATGCCTTGCGCCTGGTGCGCCTGCGGGGCGAGTTGATGCAGCAGGCGTATCCGCAGGGCTATGGCATGACCGCATTGATCGGCCTGGATCTGGCGGCGGTGGAGGATTTGCTGGCCCAGGTCCACAGCCCGCAGACGCCGGTGTACCTGGCCAATATCAACGCCGACAGCCAGGTGGTGATCGCCGGCAGCGATGCGGCGATGCAGGCGGTGGCCGAGCTGGCCCGGGGTTGCGGAGTCGGCGTGGCCAAGCGGCTGGCGGTCAGCGTGCCGTCCCATTGCCCGCTGCTGGAGCAACCGGCCCAGACCCTGGCCGCGGCCTTTGCCGAAGTGCCCCTGCAGATGCCCGTGCTGGGTTACCTGAGTGGCAGTCGGGCCCGACCGCTGCGCACGCTGGAGCAGCTGCGCGACGACCTGGCGTTCAACATGTGCCGGGTGGTGGATTGGCGCGGCACCGTGCAAGGCGCCTACGAGCGCGGGGTACGCTTGCAGATCGAATTGCCTCCCGGTGCGGTACTGACCGGGCTGGCCCGCCGGGTGTTTGCCCAAGGGACGGTGATCGCCTTCGACGGCGCGCGCCTGGACACCCTGCAAGCCCTGTTGAGTGAGGAGGGAAGCCGCGACCGATAG
- the mdcA gene encoding malonate decarboxylase subunit alpha, with translation MTTIISPDARWSRRRSEKQRRLEQVRALADGVVLPTDKIVAALEALILPGDRVVLEGNNQKQADFLSRSLAKADPAKLHDLHMIMPSVGRSEHLDLFERGIARKLDFSFAGTQSLRISQLLEDGLLEIGAIHTYIELYARLVVDLIPNVVLSAGFMADRAGNIYTGPSTEDTPALIEPAAFSDGIVIVQVNQLVDDVSELPRVDIPASWVDFVVVADKPFYIEPLFTRDPRHIKPVHVLMAMMAIRGIYEKHNVQSLNHGIGFNTAAIELILPTYGESLGLKGKICRNWTLNPHPTLIPAIESGWVDSVHCFGTELGMENYIAARPDVFFTGRDGSLRSNRMFCQLAGQYAVDLFIGATLQVDGDGHSSTVTRGRLAGFGGAPNMGHDPRGRRHGTPAWLDMRQDQSDAPQAMLERGKKLVVQMVETFQEGGKPTFVETLDAVDVARKSGMPLAPIMIYGDDVTHLLTEEGIAYLYKARSLEERQAMIAAVAGVTAIGLRHNPKDTARMRREGLIALPEDLGIRRTDASRELLAAKSVADLVQWSGGLYNPPAKFRSW, from the coding sequence ATGACAACAATAATTTCCCCCGACGCGCGCTGGTCGCGGCGGCGCAGCGAAAAGCAGCGGCGCCTCGAGCAGGTGCGGGCCCTCGCCGATGGCGTGGTGTTGCCGACCGACAAGATCGTCGCGGCGCTGGAGGCTCTGATCCTGCCCGGCGACCGGGTGGTGCTGGAGGGCAACAACCAGAAGCAGGCGGACTTTCTCTCCCGCTCCCTGGCCAAGGCCGACCCGGCCAAGCTGCATGACCTGCACATGATCATGCCCAGCGTCGGCCGCTCCGAGCACCTGGACCTGTTCGAGCGCGGCATCGCCCGCAAGCTGGACTTCTCCTTCGCCGGCACCCAGAGCCTGCGCATCAGCCAGTTGCTGGAAGACGGGCTGCTGGAAATCGGCGCCATCCACACCTACATCGAGCTCTATGCGCGGCTGGTGGTGGACCTGATCCCCAATGTGGTGCTGTCCGCCGGCTTCATGGCCGACCGCGCCGGCAACATCTACACCGGCCCCAGTACCGAGGACACCCCGGCGCTGATCGAGCCGGCGGCCTTCAGCGACGGCATTGTCATCGTCCAGGTCAACCAGTTGGTGGACGACGTCAGCGAGCTGCCCCGGGTCGACATTCCCGCGTCCTGGGTGGATTTCGTGGTGGTGGCCGACAAGCCGTTCTACATCGAGCCGCTGTTCACCCGTGACCCGCGCCATATCAAGCCGGTGCACGTGTTGATGGCGATGATGGCGATTCGCGGCATCTACGAAAAACACAACGTACAGTCGCTGAACCACGGCATCGGTTTCAACACCGCGGCCATCGAGCTGATCCTGCCCACCTACGGCGAATCCCTGGGGCTCAAGGGCAAGATCTGCCGCAACTGGACCCTCAATCCCCACCCGACCCTGATCCCGGCCATCGAAAGCGGCTGGGTGGACAGCGTGCATTGCTTCGGTACCGAATTGGGCATGGAGAACTACATCGCCGCGCGCCCGGACGTGTTCTTCACCGGCCGCGATGGCTCGCTGCGTTCCAACCGGATGTTCTGCCAACTGGCCGGGCAGTACGCGGTGGATCTGTTTATCGGCGCCACCTTGCAGGTGGATGGCGATGGCCATTCTTCCACCGTGACCCGCGGCCGCCTGGCCGGTTTCGGCGGTGCGCCGAACATGGGCCACGACCCGCGCGGGCGCCGCCACGGCACTCCGGCCTGGCTGGATATGCGCCAGGATCAAAGCGATGCGCCCCAGGCCATGCTCGAACGCGGCAAGAAGCTGGTGGTGCAGATGGTGGAAACCTTCCAGGAAGGCGGCAAACCGACCTTCGTCGAGACCCTGGACGCGGTGGACGTGGCGCGCAAGAGCGGCATGCCGCTGGCGCCGATCATGATCTACGGCGACGACGTCACCCACCTGCTGACCGAGGAGGGCATCGCCTACCTGTACAAGGCCCGCTCCCTGGAAGAGCGCCAGGCGATGATCGCCGCCGTGGCCGGAGTCACTGCCATCGGCCTGCGGCACAACCCCAAGGACACCGCGCGCATGCGCCGTGAAGGCCTGATCGCCTTGCCCGAAGACCTGGGCATCCGCCGCACCGATGCCAGCCGCGAGCTGCTGGCGGCGAAAAGCGTCGCCGATCTGGTGCAGTGGTCCGGTGGCTTGTACAACCCACCCGCCAAGTTCAGGAGCTGGTAA
- a CDS encoding biotin-independent malonate decarboxylase subunit beta → MTDSARLLNKHSFVELGARQRARALLDAGSFRELLDPFQRVMSPWLARQGVVPQADDGVVIAKGSIDGLPVVVAAIEGAFQGGSLGEVGGAKIAGALELAAEDNRNGTPTRAVLLLETGGVRLQEANLGLAAIADIHAAIVDLRQYQPVIGVVAGSVGCFGGMSIAAGLCSYLLVTQEARLGLNGPQVIEQEAGLEEYDSRDRPFIWSLTGGEQRFASGLVDRYVADDVAQIQAQVRELLALGLPQRQRSREAEHYLQRLARLDTGPQIDAATVRDLYQGDRS, encoded by the coding sequence ATGACTGACAGCGCACGTTTATTGAACAAGCACAGCTTCGTCGAGCTGGGTGCTCGGCAGCGCGCTCGGGCCTTGCTGGATGCCGGCAGTTTCCGTGAGCTGCTGGACCCGTTCCAGCGGGTCATGTCGCCGTGGCTGGCGCGCCAGGGCGTGGTGCCCCAGGCCGATGACGGGGTGGTGATCGCCAAGGGCAGCATCGACGGCCTGCCGGTGGTGGTGGCCGCCATCGAAGGCGCCTTCCAGGGCGGCAGCCTGGGTGAAGTGGGCGGGGCGAAGATCGCCGGGGCCCTGGAACTGGCCGCCGAGGACAACCGCAACGGCACCCCGACCCGCGCCGTGCTGCTGCTGGAAACCGGTGGCGTGCGCTTGCAGGAAGCCAACCTGGGGCTGGCGGCGATTGCCGACATCCATGCGGCGATTGTCGACCTGCGCCAGTACCAGCCGGTGATCGGCGTGGTGGCCGGCAGCGTCGGCTGCTTTGGCGGCATGTCGATTGCCGCCGGGCTGTGCAGTTATCTGCTGGTCACCCAGGAAGCGCGCCTGGGGCTCAACGGCCCGCAGGTGATCGAACAGGAGGCCGGGCTTGAGGAATACGACTCCCGGGACCGGCCGTTCATCTGGAGCCTGACCGGCGGCGAGCAGCGTTTCGCCAGTGGCCTGGTGGACCGGTATGTGGCCGACGATGTGGCGCAGATCCAGGCCCAGGTCCGCGAACTGCTGGCCCTCGGCTTGCCGCAACGGCAACGCAGCCGCGAGGCCGAACACTACCTGCAACGTCTGGCTCGTCTGGACACTGGGCCGCAAATCGATGCGGCGACGGTTCGCGATCTGTATCAAGGAGACCGCTCATGA
- the trhA gene encoding PAQR family membrane homeostasis protein TrhA, whose protein sequence is MYHGERFNAWTHLLGAIAAFIGGIWLVVLASIDGSPWKIVSVAIYAFTLLVLYSVSTVYHSVRGRAKNIMQKVDHFSIYLLIAGSYTPFCLVTLRGPWGWTLFGIVWGLALIGILQEIKPRSEARILSIVIYAVMGWIVLVAVKPLLAALGTAGFAWLAAGGVLYTVGIIFFALDSRLRHAHGIWHLFVIAGSLLHFVAILFYVL, encoded by the coding sequence ATGTATCACGGAGAAAGATTCAACGCCTGGACCCACTTGCTGGGGGCGATCGCGGCGTTTATCGGCGGCATCTGGCTGGTGGTGCTGGCCAGTATCGACGGCAGTCCGTGGAAGATCGTCAGTGTGGCGATCTACGCCTTCACCTTGCTGGTGCTCTACAGCGTGTCCACGGTCTATCACAGCGTGCGCGGCCGGGCGAAGAACATCATGCAGAAGGTCGATCACTTTTCGATCTACCTGCTGATTGCCGGCAGCTACACGCCGTTCTGCCTGGTGACCCTGCGCGGGCCCTGGGGCTGGACCCTGTTCGGGATTGTCTGGGGGCTGGCGCTGATCGGCATCCTCCAGGAGATCAAGCCGCGTTCCGAGGCGCGGATCCTCTCCATCGTGATCTACGCGGTGATGGGCTGGATCGTCCTGGTGGCGGTCAAGCCGTTGCTGGCGGCCCTGGGAACCGCCGGGTTTGCCTGGCTGGCGGCGGGTGGGGTGCTGTACACCGTGGGCATCATCTTCTTCGCCCTGGACAGCCGCCTGCGCCATGCCCACGGCATCTGGCACCTGTTCGTGATTGCCGGCAGCCTGCTGCATTTCGTCGCCATCCTCTTCTACGTCCTGTAG
- a CDS encoding LysR family transcriptional regulator, whose product MLIDEELTLKKLEVFLAFMRTGNLARAAAELQTSNVSVHRAIHSLENALRCPLFKHEGRNLTPLESAFVLEERAQKLVQDVVESVRLTREAAGFSAERFKLGALYSLTVKTVPQLIMGLKLRRSELNIDLILGSNIDLLYKLKNMEVDAILISLDDSVNDPDCEQLPLFSDDIFLATPADSPFAQQREVDLADVRDATFITLTQGFATHQDGVRVFKQAGFEPKVAMQVNDIFTLLSMVSSGVGYALLPGRIAAVYENRVKLIPLQARYRLQQHIGVVFLKAKERDPNLLALLAECRMYANRQST is encoded by the coding sequence ATGCTCATCGACGAAGAGTTGACCCTGAAAAAGCTCGAAGTGTTTCTGGCCTTCATGCGCACCGGCAACCTGGCCCGCGCCGCCGCCGAGTTGCAGACCAGCAATGTCAGCGTGCATCGGGCCATCCACTCCCTGGAAAACGCCCTGCGCTGCCCGCTGTTCAAGCATGAAGGACGCAACCTGACGCCGCTGGAAAGCGCCTTCGTGCTGGAGGAACGCGCGCAGAAGCTGGTGCAGGACGTGGTCGAGAGCGTGCGCCTGACCCGTGAAGCGGCAGGCTTCTCTGCAGAACGCTTCAAGCTCGGCGCGCTTTACTCATTGACGGTGAAAACCGTGCCGCAACTGATCATGGGCCTGAAGCTGCGCCGCAGCGAACTGAATATCGACCTGATCCTGGGCTCCAACATCGACCTGCTGTACAAACTCAAGAACATGGAAGTGGACGCCATCCTGATTTCCCTGGACGACAGCGTCAACGACCCGGACTGCGAGCAGTTGCCGCTGTTTTCCGACGATATCTTCCTCGCCACCCCGGCCGATTCGCCCTTCGCCCAGCAGCGCGAAGTGGACCTGGCCGACGTGCGCGACGCCACCTTCATCACCCTGACCCAGGGCTTTGCCACCCATCAGGACGGGGTGCGGGTGTTCAAGCAGGCGGGGTTCGAACCGAAGGTGGCGATGCAGGTCAATGACATCTTCACCCTGCTGAGCATGGTCAGCTCCGGGGTCGGTTATGCGTTGCTACCGGGAAGGATTGCCGCGGTGTATGAAAACCGCGTGAAGCTGATACCGCTGCAGGCGCGCTACCGCCTGCAGCAACATATCGGCGTGGTGTTTCTCAAGGCCAAGGAGCGCGACCCCAACCTGTTGGCGCTGCTGGCTGAATGCCGGATGTACGCCAACCGGCAAAGTACCTAG
- a CDS encoding malonate decarboxylase subunit delta produces METLSFEFPAGQPGRGRALVGCVGSGDLEVLLEPGQPGKLTIQVQTSVNGSAARWQHLFERMFDGQTPPALLIDIHDFGATPGVVRLRLEQGFEEIGHD; encoded by the coding sequence ATGGAAACCTTGTCCTTTGAATTTCCCGCCGGCCAGCCCGGTCGTGGCCGCGCCCTGGTGGGCTGTGTCGGCTCCGGCGACCTGGAAGTGCTGCTGGAGCCGGGGCAGCCCGGCAAACTGACCATCCAGGTGCAGACCTCGGTCAATGGCAGCGCCGCGCGCTGGCAGCACCTGTTCGAGCGCATGTTCGACGGCCAGACACCGCCGGCGCTGCTGATCGATATCCATGATTTCGGCGCCACCCCGGGGGTGGTGCGCCTGCGCCTGGAACAGGGCTTCGAGGAGATCGGCCATGACTGA